From Rudanella lutea DSM 19387, a single genomic window includes:
- a CDS encoding lipocalin-like domain-containing protein, with protein sequence MKALFQLASLSILLLSCGREPDGAQTSSPALEGTWQLFRATLIEKGDTTVTDYTGKTSFIKVINGSHFAFLQHGRDKDTSVAFAAGGGRYELRDSLYTEHLEYCNDRNWEGHDFAFTIRIKNDTLVQRGVEKIESAGIDRLNTEEYVRVKQ encoded by the coding sequence ATGAAAGCACTGTTTCAACTGGCTTCTTTGTCTATTCTGCTACTCTCCTGTGGCCGTGAGCCCGATGGAGCACAGACCTCCAGCCCGGCGCTCGAAGGCACGTGGCAGCTTTTCCGGGCTACGCTGATCGAAAAAGGCGACACTACCGTGACCGACTACACCGGCAAAACATCGTTTATCAAGGTGATCAACGGCTCACATTTTGCCTTTTTGCAACACGGCCGAGACAAAGACACCTCGGTTGCGTTTGCCGCTGGGGGAGGGCGCTACGAGCTGCGCGATAGTCTCTATACTGAGCACCTGGAGTACTGCAACGACCGCAATTGGGAAGGACACGATTTTGCCTTCACCATTCGGATTAAAAACGATACGCTGGTGCAGCGGGGCGTCGAAAAGATCGAAAGCGCGGGCATCGACCGGTTGAACACGGAAGAATACGTGCGGGTAAAGCAATAG